A single region of the Drosophila takahashii strain IR98-3 E-12201 chromosome 2R, DtakHiC1v2, whole genome shotgun sequence genome encodes:
- the LOC138912104 gene encoding uncharacterized protein has translation MHNAFTQEVEAVVLPHIIADQPAHQLNSASLQIPSNIALADPNFDKPGKIDMLIGAEHYYSLLLPNQTILKAGGPVLQKTKLGWIIAGRIFSDHDSAAVCAAADTDEEVDTLLERFWTLENLETEEKHRSPMEAHCEMHFVGNLGVAKDGKFVVKLPFAEQSFALGASPKTATNRFLALERRTSPEVWKGYVDFMDEYEALGHIKQVHQTDIPANYYFIPQLCAKAGKQYNKVEGSIRRFMQNHQQQHTLCWTHYAKRVICNSITLPHS, from the coding sequence ATGCATAACGCCTTCACTCAAGAAGTTGAAGCCGTTGTCCTACCACACATAATAGCTGATCAACCGGCGCATCAGTTGAATTCGGCAAGCCTACAAATCCCAAGCAACATAGCTTTAGCCGATCCAAATTTCGATAAGCCAGGAAAGATTGACATGCTTATCGGAGCAGAGCACTACTATTCATTGCTGCTGCCAAACCAGACTATACTAAAGGCAGGAGGACCAGTTCTTCAGAAAACAAAACTTGGATGGATCATTGCCGGACGGATCTTCTCGGATCACGATTCAGCGGCGGTTTGTGCCGCCGCAGATACAGACGAAGAAGTCGACACACTATTAGAACGATTCTGGACTCTAGAAAATCTTGAAACTGAGGAAAAGCATCGATCACCAATGGAGGCTCATTGCGAAATGCACTTCGTAGGAAACTTGGGAGTGGCAAAGgatggcaaatttgttgtgAAACTCCCATTTGCTGAACAGTCTTTCGCCCTGGGGGCATCACCGAAAACAGCCACGAATAGATTTCTGGCTCTGGAAAGAAGAACGTCACCTGAAGTCTGGAAAGGCTACGTGGACTTCATGGATGAATACGAAGCACTCGGACACATAAAACAAGTGCACCAAACAGATATACCCGCTAATTACTACTTCATTCCACAACTGTGTGCTAAAGCCGGAAAGCAGTACAACAAAGTTGAGGGTAGTATTCGACGCTTCATGCAAaaccaccagcaacaacatACTCTATGCTGGACCCACTATGCAAAGCGAGTTATTTGCAATTCTATTACGCTTCCGCACTCATAA